Proteins from a single region of Sandaracinaceae bacterium:
- a CDS encoding DUF697 domain-containing protein, protein MASSSSLDDILTVLERVPFLGGLRRDAGALRRVLYLRRVPRILAIAPRGAGKTSALNTLLDRPALPLDAALSHGAWIGVDAAGAKVDWLELDPIDPQAPRMLRRAFDERAVDVVLFFASPSQVEGGLGDVLDATRRALATLDARERPPFFAALAQADTAAKRGQPFGDAQRMTIDLLRQRLARQLSEAGVAASDVFALSSERADVDEPPYGARELSEAVVAAMPDEAMIEAARALHFAREGRTQVAQRVVQASGTLAVTVAVTPVPLSDMALIAPLQAMMVTAVAYISGRPWDLRTASEWVASVGLVGGAGLGLRWTAQQLVKLVPGAGSIVSASIAGAGTTALGKSAMAYFLGVPGNVPALPQTA, encoded by the coding sequence ATGGCCAGCAGCTCCTCGCTAGACGACATCCTGACCGTGCTCGAGCGGGTCCCCTTTCTCGGGGGACTCCGGCGTGATGCTGGCGCGCTGCGGCGCGTCCTCTACCTGCGGCGGGTGCCGCGCATCTTGGCCATCGCCCCCCGCGGTGCAGGAAAGACCAGCGCGCTGAACACGCTCCTGGATCGACCTGCGCTGCCTCTGGATGCGGCGCTGAGCCACGGCGCGTGGATAGGCGTTGACGCTGCCGGGGCGAAGGTGGACTGGCTCGAGCTCGATCCCATCGACCCGCAAGCGCCGCGCATGCTGCGTCGCGCGTTCGACGAGAGGGCGGTGGACGTCGTGCTGTTCTTTGCCAGCCCGTCGCAGGTGGAGGGGGGGCTGGGTGACGTGCTGGACGCCACGCGGCGGGCGCTCGCGACGCTCGACGCCCGGGAGCGGCCGCCGTTCTTCGCCGCCCTGGCCCAGGCCGACACGGCCGCCAAGCGCGGGCAGCCCTTCGGCGACGCGCAGCGCATGACCATCGACCTGCTGCGTCAGCGGCTCGCCCGGCAGCTGAGCGAGGCTGGCGTTGCCGCGTCGGATGTGTTCGCGCTCTCGTCCGAGCGGGCGGATGTGGACGAGCCTCCCTACGGTGCACGCGAGCTCAGCGAGGCCGTCGTAGCGGCGATGCCGGACGAGGCGATGATCGAGGCCGCACGCGCGCTCCACTTCGCCCGTGAGGGACGTACACAGGTCGCCCAGCGCGTCGTGCAGGCGAGCGGGACGCTGGCGGTCACGGTGGCGGTCACGCCGGTGCCGCTGTCGGACATGGCGCTCATCGCGCCCCTCCAGGCAATGATGGTGACGGCCGTGGCGTACATCTCCGGGCGTCCGTGGGACCTGCGTACCGCGAGCGAGTGGGTGGCGAGCGTCGGTTTGGTCGGCGGCGCTGGCCTCGGGCTGCGTTGGACGGCGCAGCAGTTGGTCAAGCTGGTGCCTGGCGCCGGGAGCATCGTCTCGGCCAGCATCGCCGGGGCCGGTACCACGGCGCTCGGCAAGAGCGCGATGGCCTACTTCCTGGGGGTGCCAGGCAACGTGCCCGCCCTTCCGCAGACGGCCTAG
- a CDS encoding methylated-DNA--[protein]-cysteine S-methyltransferase gives MSADPSTRPLKREGRAPVAAVGRFGAKGFGTLWLAWSDAGLVEVSFTPFEWLETVGVPTAAVPREYAEPLKAYFGGDAVELHGLPRDARGTAFQHQVWEALCSIPRGSVRSYAGVASDIGNPRAMRAVGLANGRNPLPVVVPCHRVVAASHQLGGYTGGLDRKRALLELEGVRIEGDVVRPGQLTLFEG, from the coding sequence ATGAGCGCGGACCCTAGCACTCGCCCACTGAAACGAGAAGGTCGCGCGCCAGTCGCGGCCGTCGGGCGGTTCGGCGCCAAGGGCTTCGGGACGTTGTGGTTGGCGTGGAGCGACGCTGGTCTGGTGGAGGTCTCGTTCACGCCGTTCGAGTGGTTGGAGACGGTCGGCGTCCCCACAGCGGCCGTGCCTCGGGAGTACGCCGAGCCGCTCAAGGCTTACTTCGGGGGGGACGCCGTGGAGCTGCACGGGCTACCTCGCGACGCGCGGGGAACGGCCTTCCAGCATCAGGTGTGGGAGGCGTTGTGCTCCATCCCGCGAGGTTCCGTCAGGAGCTACGCGGGGGTGGCCAGCGACATCGGCAACCCCCGCGCGATGCGGGCCGTCGGTCTCGCCAACGGTCGCAACCCGCTCCCGGTCGTGGTCCCGTGTCATCGCGTCGTCGCAGCCTCCCATCAGCTCGGGGGCTACACCGGCGGACTCGACCGCAAGCGCGCGCTGCTCGAGCTGGAGGGCGTGCGGATCGAGGGCGACGTCGTGCGCCCTGGGCAGCTCACGCTGTTCGAAGGCTGA
- a CDS encoding serine/threonine protein kinase: MSPASNTATPLHDAPDDPLVGAVLAGSYALGEVMARGGMGVLYSAEHTRLGTPLVVKVLRKRYASHPVARTRFEREARATAKLSAAHVLRVLDLVETPDGRPAVVTERMIGEDLQQHLGRRKTLSVSLALDITRQVLRGLESAHAAGVIHRDVKPSNIFVSPGKGSPHVRVLDFGVAKLTDASGITKAGAVVGTPAYMPPEQAAGRPVDARGDVYSTGAVLYRMLGGRPPFSGDADAVLRAVLAGPAPALSKLAGHVPDAVCRIVERAMCRDPEGRFASATEMLRAIEALPPLLTTEAKALPAHTGLRRARLRAGLALLSATTLSCTVAFVTLSREVALRVPLALVFGALAGAWATRVRHAYRAHRESSAALLQWADERGRAMLYGLALWGALSLSAALHRQLPPASACVALAPLALAELRAWLRARALA, translated from the coding sequence ATGTCCCCGGCCTCGAACACCGCGACGCCGCTGCATGACGCCCCAGACGATCCGCTGGTTGGCGCGGTGCTGGCCGGCTCCTACGCGCTCGGCGAGGTGATGGCGCGCGGGGGGATGGGTGTCCTCTACTCGGCAGAGCACACGCGGCTGGGGACGCCCTTGGTCGTGAAGGTGCTGCGCAAGCGCTACGCGAGCCATCCGGTTGCGCGGACGCGCTTCGAGCGCGAGGCGCGCGCCACCGCGAAGCTGAGCGCAGCCCACGTGCTGCGCGTCCTCGACCTCGTCGAAACCCCGGACGGGCGCCCCGCGGTCGTGACCGAGCGCATGATCGGCGAAGACCTCCAGCAGCACCTGGGTCGACGCAAGACGCTCTCCGTCTCGCTCGCACTGGACATCACGAGGCAGGTCCTGAGGGGGCTGGAGTCGGCCCACGCCGCGGGCGTCATCCATCGGGACGTCAAGCCGTCCAACATCTTCGTCTCGCCCGGCAAGGGCAGCCCGCACGTGCGCGTGCTGGACTTCGGTGTAGCCAAGCTGACCGACGCCTCGGGCATCACCAAGGCAGGAGCCGTGGTGGGCACGCCCGCCTACATGCCCCCCGAACAGGCGGCCGGACGCCCCGTGGACGCGCGTGGCGACGTGTACTCCACCGGCGCCGTCCTGTACCGCATGCTGGGCGGTCGGCCTCCGTTCAGCGGAGATGCGGACGCGGTGCTCCGGGCAGTGCTCGCGGGACCCGCTCCCGCCCTGTCGAAGCTCGCCGGGCACGTCCCAGACGCGGTCTGCCGCATCGTCGAGCGCGCGATGTGCCGTGACCCGGAGGGGCGCTTTGCGAGCGCGACGGAGATGCTGCGTGCCATCGAGGCGTTGCCGCCCCTCCTGACGACCGAGGCGAAGGCGCTCCCGGCACACACGGGCCTTCGCCGAGCGCGGCTCCGCGCGGGACTCGCCCTGCTCTCTGCGACGACGCTGAGCTGCACGGTGGCATTCGTGACGCTGTCGCGCGAAGTCGCGCTGCGCGTCCCTCTGGCCCTCGTCTTCGGCGCGCTCGCGGGCGCGTGGGCCACCCGCGTCCGGCACGCCTATCGGGCGCACCGCGAGAGCAGCGCCGCGCTCCTCCAATGGGCGGACGAGCGTGGCCGGGCCATGCTCTACGGACTCGCCCTCTGGGGCGCGCTGTCGCTTAGCGCCGCGCTGCATCGGCAGCTCCCGCCGGCCAGCGCATGCGTCGCGCTCGCACCGCTCGCGCTGGCCGAGCTCCGCGCGTGGCTGCGCGCGCGGGCACTTGCCTGA
- a CDS encoding carboxymuconolactone decarboxylase family protein produces MSDRPYYCAHDLARFGEMGENVPELTRKFFDWYGAVFADGALSAREKAVIALAVAHAVQCPYCIDAYTNGALEKGADLDQLTEAVHVAAAIRGGASLVHGVQMRNIATKVGM; encoded by the coding sequence ATGAGCGACCGACCGTACTACTGTGCCCACGACCTCGCGCGCTTCGGCGAGATGGGGGAGAACGTCCCCGAGCTCACGCGCAAGTTCTTCGACTGGTACGGGGCGGTCTTCGCCGACGGGGCGCTCTCGGCGCGCGAGAAGGCCGTCATCGCGCTGGCCGTCGCGCACGCGGTGCAGTGTCCCTACTGCATCGACGCGTACACCAACGGCGCGCTCGAGAAGGGCGCGGACCTGGACCAGCTGACGGAGGCCGTGCACGTGGCCGCGGCCATCCGCGGTGGCGCGTCTCTCGTGCATGGCGTCCAGATGCGCAACATCGCCACCAAAGTCGGGATGTGA
- the arsS gene encoding arsenosugar biosynthesis radical SAM protein ArsS (Some members of this family are selenoproteins.), with translation MGADATALRLPLAPGSTRDGTRSGLEQLALLAHAAPTADFDGVLRRSGLAPLRPVSLDVLQVNVGKLCNQTCRHCHVDAGPDRVDEMMDEATARECLEALVRTGAHTLDLTGGAPELNPNFRLLVEGARAAGCHVIDRCNLTILESGSQRGLAEFLAEQRVEVVSSLPHYRRLNTDRQRGDGVYEKSIRALQRLNALGYGQPDSGLVLTLVTNPVGAFLPPGQASIEAEWKRELQRDHGVVFNRLHTITNMPIARYLGWLSLSENLERYLARLVSAYNPAAAAGVMCRGMLSVGWDGRLYDCDFNQMLQLTCAGPGLGHIRELGREAAVARTIVTDRHCFGCTAGQGSSCGGATVTSSG, from the coding sequence ATGGGCGCCGACGCGACAGCCCTCCGTCTCCCGCTGGCCCCAGGGTCTACACGTGACGGAACCCGTAGCGGGCTCGAACAGCTGGCCCTGCTCGCGCACGCGGCTCCGACCGCGGACTTCGACGGCGTGCTGCGAAGGAGCGGGCTCGCCCCGCTGCGCCCAGTGTCGCTGGACGTGCTGCAGGTGAACGTCGGCAAGCTGTGCAATCAAACCTGCCGCCACTGTCACGTGGACGCGGGGCCCGATCGCGTCGACGAGATGATGGACGAGGCTACCGCGCGGGAATGCCTCGAGGCGCTCGTGCGGACGGGCGCACACACGCTCGACCTGACGGGCGGCGCCCCGGAGCTCAACCCCAACTTCCGGCTCCTCGTGGAAGGGGCGCGGGCGGCGGGGTGCCACGTCATCGATCGGTGCAACCTCACCATCCTCGAGAGCGGGTCCCAGCGCGGGTTGGCAGAGTTCCTCGCCGAGCAGCGCGTGGAGGTGGTCTCCAGCCTGCCCCATTACCGCCGCCTCAACACGGACAGGCAGCGCGGCGACGGTGTCTACGAGAAGAGCATCCGCGCGCTTCAGCGCTTGAACGCCCTGGGCTACGGGCAGCCTGACTCGGGTCTGGTCCTGACGCTGGTCACCAACCCGGTTGGCGCGTTCCTGCCGCCCGGGCAGGCGTCCATCGAGGCCGAGTGGAAGCGCGAGCTGCAGCGTGACCACGGCGTGGTGTTCAACCGCTTGCACACCATCACCAACATGCCGATCGCGCGCTACCTGGGGTGGCTCTCCTTGAGCGAGAACCTCGAGCGGTACCTGGCGCGACTCGTCTCCGCATACAACCCCGCGGCGGCGGCGGGAGTCATGTGTCGGGGCATGCTCTCGGTGGGCTGGGACGGGCGCCTCTACGACTGCGACTTCAATCAGATGCTCCAGCTGACGTGCGCGGGCCCTGGGCTCGGACACATCCGCGAGCTGGGGCGCGAAGCGGCCGTCGCGCGCACCATCGTCACCGATCGTCACTGCTTCGGATGTACCGCCGGGCAGGGGTCCAGCTGCGGTGGGGCCACCGTTACGTCGAGCGGTTGA
- a CDS encoding cobalamin B12-binding domain-containing protein, with amino-acid sequence MSASKIRVLVAKPGLDGHDRGAKVVARALRDAGFEVIYTGLHQTPDMIAAAAVQEDVDCVGLSVMSGAHNTLFPAVIEALRARDGHDILVFGGGIIPEDDIVRLRDAGVSAVFTPGAPLSDIVDWLHANVEPRAL; translated from the coding sequence ATGTCTGCTTCCAAGATCCGAGTGTTGGTCGCCAAGCCTGGCCTGGACGGGCACGACCGTGGGGCCAAGGTGGTGGCTCGGGCCCTGCGTGACGCGGGCTTCGAGGTCATCTATACGGGCCTGCACCAGACCCCCGACATGATCGCGGCCGCAGCGGTGCAGGAGGACGTGGACTGCGTCGGGTTGTCGGTCATGAGCGGCGCGCACAACACGCTCTTCCCCGCGGTCATCGAGGCCCTGCGCGCCCGGGACGGTCATGACATCCTCGTGTTCGGGGGCGGGATCATCCCCGAAGACGACATCGTGCGCCTGCGCGACGCGGGCGTGTCGGCCGTGTTCACGCCGGGCGCGCCGCTGTCGGACATCGTCGACTGGCTGCACGCCAACGTGGAGCCGCGCGCGCTGTGA
- a CDS encoding cupin domain-containing protein codes for MSLLVVFGAMLGACAPAASRDTRAVGEVSPRTRVLGSGPRVLMAQVLLPPGARFTLPTSACQEVLVHVRRGAIELDGGRALLPGRAVRFGLDGAAVSNTSSRDAELYVVVSRSVARRFGPDATLDMQQAPMDAACGEAASAPALSDAAAEPFVHAGGQLRVSILLDGAGQGARHGSLTRLEASATAGVPLHDHEESAEVIFIEQGEGRMRVGDQHVAVRPGTFVYIPPRTQHSFTPSGNSPLSAVQVYAPAGPEQRFRIHHAAPGAAAAPDPGEGEPGAAAGTGSWEPSAGDTR; via the coding sequence ATGTCGCTGCTGGTCGTGTTCGGCGCCATGCTGGGGGCGTGCGCGCCGGCGGCGTCACGGGACACGCGCGCGGTCGGCGAGGTGAGCCCACGCACGCGGGTGCTCGGGAGCGGGCCCCGCGTGCTGATGGCGCAGGTGCTCCTGCCCCCTGGCGCGCGCTTCACGCTGCCCACCAGCGCCTGCCAAGAAGTGCTGGTGCACGTGCGGCGAGGAGCCATCGAGCTGGACGGCGGCCGTGCCCTCTTGCCTGGAAGGGCGGTGCGCTTCGGGTTGGATGGGGCCGCGGTGAGCAACACCAGCTCGCGCGACGCCGAGCTCTACGTCGTGGTCAGCCGCAGCGTGGCGCGTCGCTTTGGGCCCGACGCCACCTTGGACATGCAGCAGGCGCCGATGGACGCGGCGTGTGGCGAGGCAGCGTCCGCGCCAGCGCTCTCCGATGCTGCGGCAGAGCCGTTCGTCCACGCAGGCGGCCAGCTCCGTGTCAGCATCCTGCTGGACGGAGCGGGGCAGGGCGCCCGCCACGGGTCCCTCACGCGCCTCGAGGCCAGCGCCACGGCGGGGGTGCCGCTGCACGACCACGAAGAGTCCGCGGAGGTCATCTTCATCGAGCAGGGCGAGGGGCGCATGCGCGTCGGCGACCAGCACGTCGCCGTCCGTCCAGGCACCTTCGTGTACATTCCACCACGCACGCAGCACTCGTTCACCCCTTCCGGGAACTCACCGCTCAGCGCCGTGCAGGTCTACGCACCGGCTGGTCCCGAGCAACGCTTCCGCATCCACCACGCAGCGCCTGGCGCGGCCGCTGCACCAGACCCGGGCGAGGGCGAACCCGGGGCCGCGGCGGGCACTGGGAGCTGGGAGCCCAGCGCTGGAGACACCCGTTGA
- a CDS encoding segregation/condensation protein A — MSADPPLALDPNFRIELPNFEGPLDLLLYLVQKHELDVLDLPIAFVTERYLAYINMMQSLNLDIAAEYLVMAATLAHIKSKMLLPKPPEDQDDDPEEELDPRAELIRRLLEYQKYKHVAEELGARGVAGRDVFKRGAPGESASGEPPLASLSLFKLIDAFQKIALRVQGEVSLEVDAERITIQERMTQVVDLLSAQRRCRFEQLFEGLTTRYDLVVTFLALLEMAKMQRLRIYQAEPEAPIHLEYREAPADGTLRDPNEQDTPWKPSSDDDGGGEGALEAGDWRPDDGADELGDDEDFDSLGPLDDDELSALGADEADADDEDDEDDEDDEDETDEDDEDDEDETDEDGDDTSGEAADAAGRDKGLDDDEELEDEGLSLHDAAGDGTPHEHAPVDDIGRDEPTEEDP, encoded by the coding sequence ATGTCCGCCGATCCGCCCCTGGCACTGGATCCGAATTTTCGCATCGAGTTGCCCAACTTCGAGGGGCCGCTCGACCTGCTGCTCTACCTCGTGCAGAAGCACGAGCTGGACGTTCTGGACCTCCCCATCGCCTTCGTGACGGAGCGTTACCTGGCCTACATCAACATGATGCAGAGCCTGAACCTGGACATCGCGGCGGAGTACCTCGTGATGGCGGCCACCTTGGCGCACATCAAGAGCAAGATGTTGCTGCCCAAGCCCCCCGAGGACCAGGACGACGACCCCGAGGAGGAGCTGGACCCGCGAGCGGAGCTCATCCGCCGCTTGCTGGAGTACCAGAAGTACAAGCACGTGGCCGAGGAGCTGGGCGCCCGAGGGGTCGCGGGACGCGACGTGTTCAAGCGTGGAGCGCCGGGCGAGTCGGCTTCCGGTGAGCCGCCGCTGGCGTCGCTAAGCCTCTTCAAGCTCATCGACGCGTTCCAGAAAATCGCCCTGCGCGTGCAGGGGGAGGTGTCGCTCGAGGTCGACGCCGAGCGCATCACCATCCAGGAGCGGATGACGCAGGTGGTGGACCTGCTGAGCGCCCAGCGGCGCTGTCGCTTCGAGCAGCTGTTCGAGGGCCTGACCACGCGCTACGACCTGGTGGTCACCTTCTTGGCGCTGCTGGAGATGGCCAAGATGCAGCGGCTGCGCATCTACCAGGCCGAGCCCGAGGCGCCCATTCACCTCGAGTACCGCGAGGCCCCAGCCGACGGCACGCTCCGGGACCCGAACGAGCAAGACACGCCCTGGAAGCCGAGCTCGGATGACGACGGCGGTGGGGAGGGCGCGCTCGAGGCGGGCGACTGGCGCCCTGACGATGGCGCGGACGAGCTGGGCGACGACGAGGACTTCGACTCGCTCGGCCCCCTGGATGACGACGAGCTGTCCGCCCTCGGTGCGGATGAGGCCGACGCGGACGACGAGGACGACGAGGACGACGAGGACGACGAGGACGAAACCGACGAGGATGACGAGGACGACGAGGACGAAACCGACGAGGATGGCGACGACACCTCCGGCGAGGCAGCAGACGCAGCGGGTCGCGACAAAGGGCTCGACGACGACGAGGAACTTGAAGACGAAGGGCTTTCGTTGCATGACGCCGCTGGTGACGGAACCCCGCATGAACACGCGCCGGTCGATGACATCGGGCGCGACGAACCGACCGAGGAGGACCCGTGA
- the scpB gene encoding SMC-Scp complex subunit ScpB, with protein sequence MSEPFPPDDDEQGAIDEHAQEPSGPADAERVRESVVTGPSDAAEAVAGDAESVEDGAEREDAAEPGDGVEDEADTEEQVADELEPGDEVVDEAEREEEVADEAEPAGDDDGVASDPERMRGEGAEPEAEPDDPKGPAATDAGDALEGDDTEPREPVAEGEEEDEGPLPGGDHAGGPGLERAGLQAPPDGARLKSILESLIFVAEKPLTEKQLAAAARATLAEIRPLLIELTNEYEARGISLDLVAGGYQFRSAARNAAFVREMVAAKPVRLSRPQIETLAIVAYRQPVTRPEVDDIRGVDSGYALNALGERQLIKVVGRKEEPGRPLLYGTTAYFLEFFGLNSLNDLPTLKEFSDLTEDSRDIFERRMGEPLDLASVEAQAKAAVDEASDAEFSDAPDGEEGDESDAATGEAEGSGQPAEQTPRSDDDDDESDDDDDGDESDDDDDDDESDDDDDDESDDDDDDKSDDDDDESDDDDDDESDDDDDDDESDDDDDDDESDDDDESDDNDDDESDDDDDDDESDDDDDESDDDDDDESDDDDDDDWDDEDDDE encoded by the coding sequence GTGAGCGAGCCCTTTCCGCCGGATGACGACGAGCAGGGGGCGATCGACGAGCACGCGCAGGAGCCGAGCGGGCCGGCGGACGCCGAGCGTGTCCGCGAGAGCGTGGTGACGGGTCCCAGCGACGCGGCGGAAGCCGTCGCGGGCGACGCGGAGTCCGTGGAGGACGGGGCTGAGCGCGAAGACGCGGCGGAGCCCGGGGACGGCGTCGAGGACGAGGCGGACACCGAGGAGCAGGTCGCGGACGAGCTAGAGCCGGGGGACGAGGTTGTGGACGAGGCCGAGCGCGAGGAGGAGGTCGCGGACGAGGCGGAGCCGGCGGGGGACGACGACGGAGTCGCATCCGACCCAGAGCGGATGCGCGGAGAAGGTGCCGAGCCCGAGGCGGAGCCGGACGACCCGAAGGGACCGGCCGCGACCGACGCGGGGGACGCTCTCGAGGGTGATGACACCGAGCCCCGCGAGCCCGTAGCCGAAGGCGAAGAGGAAGACGAAGGTCCGCTCCCGGGTGGCGACCACGCAGGTGGTCCCGGCCTCGAGCGCGCTGGGTTGCAGGCGCCCCCCGATGGTGCGCGGCTCAAGTCGATCCTCGAGAGCCTCATCTTCGTCGCTGAGAAGCCGCTGACCGAGAAGCAGCTGGCGGCCGCTGCTCGGGCCACGCTGGCGGAGATACGCCCACTGCTGATCGAGCTCACGAACGAGTACGAAGCGCGTGGTATCAGTCTTGATTTGGTCGCGGGCGGGTATCAATTCCGGTCCGCAGCGCGCAACGCAGCGTTCGTGCGGGAGATGGTGGCCGCCAAGCCGGTGCGCCTCTCGCGCCCCCAGATCGAGACCCTCGCCATCGTGGCGTATCGACAGCCGGTCACACGGCCCGAGGTGGATGACATCCGCGGCGTGGACTCCGGCTATGCGCTCAACGCCCTGGGCGAGCGGCAGCTGATCAAGGTGGTGGGACGCAAGGAGGAGCCCGGGCGCCCGCTCCTCTACGGGACCACGGCGTACTTCTTGGAGTTCTTCGGCCTCAACAGCCTGAACGACCTGCCCACGCTGAAGGAGTTCAGCGACCTGACCGAGGACAGCCGCGATATCTTCGAGCGCCGGATGGGCGAGCCCCTCGACCTGGCGAGCGTGGAGGCGCAGGCCAAGGCCGCCGTGGACGAGGCCTCCGACGCAGAGTTCAGCGACGCACCCGACGGCGAGGAGGGCGACGAGTCGGACGCGGCCACTGGCGAGGCGGAGGGCTCGGGACAGCCCGCCGAGCAGACGCCGCGTTCGGACGACGACGACGACGAGTCGGATGACGATGACGACGGCGACGAGTCGGATGACGATGACGACGACGACGAGTCGGATGACGACGACGACGACGAGTCGGATGATGACGATGACGACAAGTCGGATGATGACGACGACGAGTCGGATGACGACGACGACGATGAGTCGGATGACGACGACGACGACGATGAGTCGGATGACGACGACGACGACGATGAGTCGGATGACGACGACGAGTCGGATGACAACGACGACGATGAGTCGGATGACGACGACGACGACGATGAGTCGGATGACGACGACGACGAGTCGGATGACGATGACGACGATGAGTCGGATGACGACGACGACGACGATTGGGACGACGAGGACGACGACGAATGA
- a CDS encoding glycine--tRNA ligase subunit alpha → MTFQELILTLERFWADRGCLLVQPYDSEVGAGTFNPSTFLRAIGPEPWNVAYVEPSRRPTDGRYGDNPNRLQQFHQYQVILKPAPLNIQELYLDSLRALGTDPLQHDIRFIEDDWESPTLGAWGLGWQVWLDGLEISQFTYFQQCGGVDCTPISGELTYGLERIAMYLQDVDNVYDLEWSQGVRYGDIWKRAEWEWSTYNFERADVELHQQFFDAYEQQCTRLLGLSEKRGKGGALQYEREPLERLVLPAYDCVIKCSHYFNVLDARGAISVTERQRFIGRVRHIARATAESWLAQREALGFPLLRENKAAEAVAPRATP, encoded by the coding sequence ATGACGTTTCAGGAACTGATCCTCACGCTCGAGAGGTTCTGGGCGGACCGAGGCTGCCTGTTGGTGCAGCCCTACGACTCGGAGGTGGGCGCCGGCACCTTCAACCCCTCCACTTTCCTGCGCGCCATCGGGCCCGAGCCCTGGAACGTGGCCTACGTGGAGCCTTCGCGGCGCCCGACCGACGGTCGCTACGGTGACAACCCGAACCGCCTCCAGCAGTTCCACCAGTATCAGGTCATTCTCAAGCCCGCGCCGCTGAACATCCAGGAGCTCTACCTGGACTCGCTGCGCGCGCTGGGCACGGACCCCCTGCAGCACGACATCCGCTTCATCGAGGACGACTGGGAGTCGCCCACCCTCGGCGCCTGGGGCCTCGGCTGGCAGGTGTGGCTGGACGGCCTCGAGATCAGCCAGTTCACGTACTTCCAGCAGTGCGGTGGCGTGGACTGCACGCCCATCAGCGGCGAGCTCACGTACGGCCTCGAGCGCATCGCCATGTACCTGCAGGACGTGGACAACGTCTATGACCTCGAGTGGAGCCAGGGCGTGCGCTACGGCGACATCTGGAAGCGCGCCGAGTGGGAGTGGAGCACCTACAACTTCGAGCGCGCCGACGTGGAGCTCCACCAGCAGTTCTTCGACGCGTACGAGCAGCAGTGCACGCGGCTGCTCGGGCTGTCCGAGAAGCGCGGGAAGGGCGGCGCGCTGCAGTACGAGCGCGAGCCCCTCGAGCGCCTGGTGCTCCCCGCCTACGACTGCGTCATCAAGTGCAGCCACTACTTCAACGTGCTCGACGCGCGCGGCGCCATCTCCGTCACGGAGCGTCAGCGCTTCATCGGGCGCGTCCGGCACATCGCCCGCGCCACCGCCGAGTCGTGGCTGGCCCAGCGCGAGGCGCTCGGCTTCCCGCTCTTGCGTGAGAACAAGGCCGCCGAGGCGGTCGCCCCCCGAGCCACGCCGTAG